The proteins below are encoded in one region of Ricinus communis isolate WT05 ecotype wild-type chromosome 6, ASM1957865v1, whole genome shotgun sequence:
- the LOC8285654 gene encoding hippocampus abundant transcript-like protein 1: protein MMTTETIKSLESSTTSQHTSLSFFISFDPTIVSLLLFSFFFLNFQLQVFLGLLGRLLFLSLHCQLAMDWRSCTSGLRELRPLLHLLLPLSVHWVAEEMTLSVLVDVITDALCPGDSTCSQAIYLSGLQQTVVGIFKMVVLPLLGQLADEHGRKPFLLLTISTSIIPFAVLVWNQSKGFVYAYYVLHTISYILSQGSIFCIAVAYAADFVKEGKRVAAFSWITGLFSASHLLGNVLARLLPEKYIFMVSVALLICCPLYMQFFLVETIQPAQRRDQDSTFLTKTIKVLHTRYKSMKDAATIVFSSHTLRGISFVSFFYELGMSGISTVLFYYLKAAFGFSKNQYSEILSMVEIGEIFSQILVLPLINPLVGEKVILCIGLLASIAYALLYGLAWAPWVAYLSASFGAIDVLVKPSTYAIISKASSSTNQGKAQGFVAGVQAIASLLSPLATSPLTSWFLSSNAPFNCKGFSIIVASLCMMVALCYAFLLKREQHSIQEEDIEAPILT from the exons ATGATGACAACAGAAACAATTAAATCTCTTGAATCATCAACCACCAGTCAACACACAtcgctttctttctttatctccTTTGATCCAACTATAGTCTCTCttctgttattttcttttttttttttaaattttcaactGCAAGTCTTTCTTGGGTTACTTGGAAGATTATTGTTTTTAAGCTTACACTGTCAATTGGCTATGGATTGGAGGAGCTGTACTAGTGGACTTAGAGAGCTGAGGCCATTGCTTCACTTGCTTTTGCCACTATCTGTTCATTGGGTTGCTGAAGAAATGACACTTTCAGTTCTTGTTGATGTTATTACTGATGCTTTATGCCCTGGGGATTCTACTTGCTCTCAGGCTATTTATCTCAGTGGTCTCCAACAAACT GTGGTTGGAATTTTCAAGATGGTGGTTCTACCACTCTTAGGCCAACTTGCAGATGAGCATGGGCGTAAACCATTTCTCCTTCTTACTATATCCACATCCATAATTCCTTTCG ctGTACTTGTCTGGAATCAATCTAAAGGATTTGTGTATGCCTACTATGTGCTTCATACGATTTCATATATTCTAAGTCAAGGAAGCATTTTCTGCATTGCTGTCGCCTATGCT GCAGATTTTGTCAAAGAAGGCAAGAGGGTTGCAGCATTTAGTTGGATCACCGGCCTCTTTTCTGCTTCTCATCTCTTAGGAAATGTCCTAGCACGTCTTCTTCctgagaaatatatatttatg GTTTCAGTTGCTCTCTTGATATGTTGCCCACTGTATATGCAATTCTTTCTAGTTGAGACAATTCAACCAGCTCAAAGAAGGGACCAAGATTCAACCTTCTTGACTAAGACCATCAAGGTTTTGCACACACGATATAAATCAATGAAGGATGCTGCAACAATTGTCTTTAGCAG CCACACGCTCAGAggcatttcttttgtttccttcttCTATGAGTTGGGAATGTCTGGCATCAGCACTGTCTTATTT TATTATCTAAAGGCAGCATTTGGTTTCAGCAAAAATCAATATTCAGAAATTCTGTCCATGGTGGAAATTGGAGAAATATTTTCTCAG attttggtGCTTCCTCTTATCAACCCTTTGGTTGGGGAGAAAGTGATACTATGTATAGGATTACTTGCATCGATTGCTTAT GCTCTACTATATGGCTTAGCATGGGCACCTTGG GTGGCTTACTTAAGTGCCTCGTTTGGAGCCATTGATGTTCTTGTGAAGCCTTCT ACTTATGCTATTATTTCCAAAGCATCAAGCTCAACAAATCAG GGAAAGGCACAGGGATTTGTTGCTGGTGTGCAAGCAATAGCAAGTCTGTTATCCCCACTTGCAACGAGTCCATTAACTT CATGGTTCCTGTCTAGCAATGCTCCTTTCAACTGCAAAGGTTTCAGCATTATAGTTGCATCTCTTTGCATG ATGGTTGCTTTATGTTATGCTTTCCTGCTTAAACGGGAGCAACACTCAATCCAGGAGGAAGACATTGAAGCACCAATTTTGACCTGA
- the LOC8285655 gene encoding hippocampus abundant transcript-like protein 1 isoform X2 — MEWKSCISGFRELRPLVHLLLPLSVHWVAEQMTVSVLVDVVTAALCPGQSTCAQAIYISGLQQVVVGIFKMVVLPLLGQLADEYGRKPFLLLTVSTSIFPFALLAYDQSRGFVYAYYVLRTISYILSQGSIFCISVAYAADFVQEDKRAAVFSWMTGLFSASHVLGNILARFLPEKYIFLVSIALLIFGPIYMQFFLVETVERAQRKDQNSTFLTKIIKVFHTRYKSMRDAAIIVFSSPTLRGISFVSFFYELGMSGINAVLLFYLKSVFGFNKNQYSEILLMVGIGEIFSQVPYLSASFGAIFVLVTPSTYAIISKASSSMNQGKAQGFVAGVQSIASLLSPLAMSPLTSWFLSSNAPFDCKGFSIIVASLCMMVAFCYACMLKPEQETKNLEEDIEAPLITDN; from the exons ATGGAGTGGAAGAGTTGTATAAGTGGGTTTAGAGAGCTAAGGCCTTTGGTTCACTTGCTTTTGCCATTGTCTGTTCATTGGGTTGCTGAGCAAATGACTGTTTCTGTTCTTGTTGATGTTGTTACTGCTGCTTTGTGTCCTGGACAGTCTACCTGTGCTCAGGCTATTTATATCAGTGGTCTTCAACAAGTG GTAGTTGGAATTTTCAAGATGGTTGTATTACCACTCCTAGGACAGCTTGCAGATGAGTATGGGCGTAAACCATTTCTCCTACTTACTGTATCTACATCCATATTCCCTTTTG CTTTACTTGCCTATGACCAGTCCAGAGGATTCGTGTATGCCTACTATGTGCTTCGTacaatttcttatattctaaGTCAAGGAAGCATTTTCTGCATATCTGTTGCCTATGCT GCAGATTTTGTCCAAGAAGACAAGCGGGCTGCAGTTTTTAGCTGGATGACTGGTCTCTTTTCGGCTTCTCATGTCTTAGGAAATATATTGGCACGCTTTCTTCCTGAGAAATACATTTTTCTG GTTTCAATTGCTCTCTTGATTTTTGGTCCAATTTATATGCAATTCTTTCTGGTTGAGACAGTTGAACGAGCTCAAAGGAAGGACCAGAACTCTACCTTCTTAACTAAAATCATTAAGGTTTTCCACACACGGTATAAATCAATGAGAGATGCTGCAATAATAGTCTTTAGCAG TCCTACACTTAGAggcatttcttttgtttcattCTTTTATGAGTTGGGAATGTCTGGCATCAACGCTGTCTTGTTG TTCTATCTCAAGTCAGTGTTTGGGTTTAACAAAAACCAATATTCAGAAATTCTACTTATGGTGGGAATCGGTGAAATATTTTCTCAg GTCCCTTACTTGAGTGCATCATTTGGAGCCATTTTTGTCCTTGTAACACCTTCT ACTTATGCTATTATTTCCAAGGCGTCGAGCTCAATGAATCAG GGAAAAGCACAAGGATTTGTTGCTGGTGTACAGTCAATAGCAAGTTTGTTATCTCCTCTTGCAATGAGTCCATTAACTT CATGGTTCCTATCGAGCAATGCCCCTTTTGATTGCAAAGGTTTCAGCATCATAGTTGCTTCTCTATGTATG ATGGTTGCTTTCTGCTACGCTTGCATGCTTAAACCGGAGCAAGAAACAAAGAACTTGGAGGAAGACATTGAAGCACCACTTATAACTGACAATTAA
- the LOC8285655 gene encoding hippocampus abundant transcript-like protein 1 isoform X1 translates to MEWKSCISGFRELRPLVHLLLPLSVHWVAEQMTVSVLVDVVTAALCPGQSTCAQAIYISGLQQVVVGIFKMVVLPLLGQLADEYGRKPFLLLTVSTSIFPFALLAYDQSRGFVYAYYVLRTISYILSQGSIFCISVAYAADFVQEDKRAAVFSWMTGLFSASHVLGNILARFLPEKYIFLVSIALLIFGPIYMQFFLVETVERAQRKDQNSTFLTKIIKVFHTRYKSMRDAAIIVFSSPTLRGISFVSFFYELGMSGINAVLLFYLKSVFGFNKNQYSEILLMVGIGEIFSQILLLPLVNPLVGEKVILCLALLASIAYAFFYGLAWASWVPYLSASFGAIFVLVTPSTYAIISKASSSMNQGKAQGFVAGVQSIASLLSPLAMSPLTSWFLSSNAPFDCKGFSIIVASLCMMVAFCYACMLKPEQETKNLEEDIEAPLITDN, encoded by the exons ATGGAGTGGAAGAGTTGTATAAGTGGGTTTAGAGAGCTAAGGCCTTTGGTTCACTTGCTTTTGCCATTGTCTGTTCATTGGGTTGCTGAGCAAATGACTGTTTCTGTTCTTGTTGATGTTGTTACTGCTGCTTTGTGTCCTGGACAGTCTACCTGTGCTCAGGCTATTTATATCAGTGGTCTTCAACAAGTG GTAGTTGGAATTTTCAAGATGGTTGTATTACCACTCCTAGGACAGCTTGCAGATGAGTATGGGCGTAAACCATTTCTCCTACTTACTGTATCTACATCCATATTCCCTTTTG CTTTACTTGCCTATGACCAGTCCAGAGGATTCGTGTATGCCTACTATGTGCTTCGTacaatttcttatattctaaGTCAAGGAAGCATTTTCTGCATATCTGTTGCCTATGCT GCAGATTTTGTCCAAGAAGACAAGCGGGCTGCAGTTTTTAGCTGGATGACTGGTCTCTTTTCGGCTTCTCATGTCTTAGGAAATATATTGGCACGCTTTCTTCCTGAGAAATACATTTTTCTG GTTTCAATTGCTCTCTTGATTTTTGGTCCAATTTATATGCAATTCTTTCTGGTTGAGACAGTTGAACGAGCTCAAAGGAAGGACCAGAACTCTACCTTCTTAACTAAAATCATTAAGGTTTTCCACACACGGTATAAATCAATGAGAGATGCTGCAATAATAGTCTTTAGCAG TCCTACACTTAGAggcatttcttttgtttcattCTTTTATGAGTTGGGAATGTCTGGCATCAACGCTGTCTTGTTG TTCTATCTCAAGTCAGTGTTTGGGTTTAACAAAAACCAATATTCAGAAATTCTACTTATGGTGGGAATCGGTGAAATATTTTCTCAg attttattGCTTCCTCTTGTTAATCCATTGGTTGGGGAGAAAGTCATACTATGTCTTGCCTTGCTCGCATCAATTGCTTAT GCATTCTTCTACGGATTGGCATGGGCATCTTGG GTCCCTTACTTGAGTGCATCATTTGGAGCCATTTTTGTCCTTGTAACACCTTCT ACTTATGCTATTATTTCCAAGGCGTCGAGCTCAATGAATCAG GGAAAAGCACAAGGATTTGTTGCTGGTGTACAGTCAATAGCAAGTTTGTTATCTCCTCTTGCAATGAGTCCATTAACTT CATGGTTCCTATCGAGCAATGCCCCTTTTGATTGCAAAGGTTTCAGCATCATAGTTGCTTCTCTATGTATG ATGGTTGCTTTCTGCTACGCTTGCATGCTTAAACCGGAGCAAGAAACAAAGAACTTGGAGGAAGACATTGAAGCACCACTTATAACTGACAATTAA
- the LOC8285655 gene encoding hippocampus abundant transcript-like protein 1 isoform X3: protein MFIKVVGIFKMVVLPLLGQLADEYGRKPFLLLTVSTSIFPFALLAYDQSRGFVYAYYVLRTISYILSQGSIFCISVAYAADFVQEDKRAAVFSWMTGLFSASHVLGNILARFLPEKYIFLVSIALLIFGPIYMQFFLVETVERAQRKDQNSTFLTKIIKVFHTRYKSMRDAAIIVFSSPTLRGISFVSFFYELGMSGINAVLLFYLKSVFGFNKNQYSEILLMVGIGEIFSQILLLPLVNPLVGEKVILCLALLASIAYAFFYGLAWASWVPYLSASFGAIFVLVTPSTYAIISKASSSMNQGKAQGFVAGVQSIASLLSPLAMSPLTSWFLSSNAPFDCKGFSIIVASLCMMVAFCYACMLKPEQETKNLEEDIEAPLITDN, encoded by the exons ATGTTCATAAAG GTAGTTGGAATTTTCAAGATGGTTGTATTACCACTCCTAGGACAGCTTGCAGATGAGTATGGGCGTAAACCATTTCTCCTACTTACTGTATCTACATCCATATTCCCTTTTG CTTTACTTGCCTATGACCAGTCCAGAGGATTCGTGTATGCCTACTATGTGCTTCGTacaatttcttatattctaaGTCAAGGAAGCATTTTCTGCATATCTGTTGCCTATGCT GCAGATTTTGTCCAAGAAGACAAGCGGGCTGCAGTTTTTAGCTGGATGACTGGTCTCTTTTCGGCTTCTCATGTCTTAGGAAATATATTGGCACGCTTTCTTCCTGAGAAATACATTTTTCTG GTTTCAATTGCTCTCTTGATTTTTGGTCCAATTTATATGCAATTCTTTCTGGTTGAGACAGTTGAACGAGCTCAAAGGAAGGACCAGAACTCTACCTTCTTAACTAAAATCATTAAGGTTTTCCACACACGGTATAAATCAATGAGAGATGCTGCAATAATAGTCTTTAGCAG TCCTACACTTAGAggcatttcttttgtttcattCTTTTATGAGTTGGGAATGTCTGGCATCAACGCTGTCTTGTTG TTCTATCTCAAGTCAGTGTTTGGGTTTAACAAAAACCAATATTCAGAAATTCTACTTATGGTGGGAATCGGTGAAATATTTTCTCAg attttattGCTTCCTCTTGTTAATCCATTGGTTGGGGAGAAAGTCATACTATGTCTTGCCTTGCTCGCATCAATTGCTTAT GCATTCTTCTACGGATTGGCATGGGCATCTTGG GTCCCTTACTTGAGTGCATCATTTGGAGCCATTTTTGTCCTTGTAACACCTTCT ACTTATGCTATTATTTCCAAGGCGTCGAGCTCAATGAATCAG GGAAAAGCACAAGGATTTGTTGCTGGTGTACAGTCAATAGCAAGTTTGTTATCTCCTCTTGCAATGAGTCCATTAACTT CATGGTTCCTATCGAGCAATGCCCCTTTTGATTGCAAAGGTTTCAGCATCATAGTTGCTTCTCTATGTATG ATGGTTGCTTTCTGCTACGCTTGCATGCTTAAACCGGAGCAAGAAACAAAGAACTTGGAGGAAGACATTGAAGCACCACTTATAACTGACAATTAA